The proteins below come from a single Plantactinospora sp. KBS50 genomic window:
- a CDS encoding ABC transporter permease, which yields MSTVAVPDVAVAAVAEGFWTRGRKVGAGLTALGVLAAAVFGPLATTERARFTLSEDAGGAALSIPGTTGAILFGVLAALTGVVLLAAGGRRWFGVLLGVGIITFVLSFLCWQVSDAPAGQNFMPLVNILRGTFLLALPLIFGALAGVLCERSGVVNVGIEGQLLMGAFSGALFGSITQNVWIGLVAAAIGGALISLLLAFLAIRYLVDQVVIGIVINLLAVGLTGFLYERLMQPDAQRYNSAPRFPNWEIPLLKDIPVIGPALFRGNIFLYLGLLLVLVIHLGLTRTRWGLRTRAVGEHPTAADTLGVRVLRLRYRNVFLAGVVAGIGGASYTLALYSFTKNMIGGKGFIALAAMIFGRWTPTGALLAALFFGFADQLGTYLSAINSVIPSEFLAMLPYLATILAVAGLVGRVRAPAADGKPYVQG from the coding sequence ATGTCCACGGTTGCTGTCCCGGACGTGGCGGTGGCAGCGGTCGCCGAGGGCTTCTGGACCCGGGGCCGGAAGGTGGGCGCCGGTCTCACGGCGCTCGGCGTGCTGGCCGCCGCGGTGTTCGGGCCGCTGGCCACGACCGAACGGGCCCGGTTCACCCTCAGCGAGGACGCCGGCGGTGCGGCCCTGTCCATCCCCGGTACGACCGGTGCGATCCTGTTCGGTGTCCTCGCGGCGCTGACCGGGGTGGTGCTGCTGGCCGCCGGCGGCCGGCGCTGGTTCGGCGTGCTGCTCGGGGTCGGCATCATCACCTTCGTGCTGTCGTTCCTCTGCTGGCAGGTGTCCGACGCGCCGGCCGGGCAGAACTTCATGCCCCTGGTCAACATCCTGCGCGGCACCTTCCTGCTGGCCCTGCCGCTGATCTTCGGCGCGCTCGCGGGCGTGCTCTGCGAGCGCTCCGGCGTGGTGAACGTCGGCATCGAGGGCCAACTGCTGATGGGTGCCTTCTCCGGCGCGCTGTTCGGCAGCATCACCCAGAACGTCTGGATCGGGCTGGTCGCCGCCGCCATCGGCGGCGCGCTCATCTCGTTGCTGCTGGCCTTCCTGGCCATCCGTTACCTGGTGGACCAGGTCGTCATCGGTATCGTGATCAACCTGCTGGCGGTCGGCCTCACCGGCTTCCTCTACGAGCGGCTCATGCAGCCCGACGCGCAGCGGTACAACAGCGCCCCGCGCTTCCCGAACTGGGAGATCCCGCTGCTCAAGGACATCCCGGTGATCGGGCCGGCGCTGTTCCGCGGCAACATCTTCCTCTACCTGGGCCTGCTGCTGGTGCTGGTGATCCACCTCGGGCTGACCCGGACCCGCTGGGGGCTGCGCACCCGGGCGGTCGGTGAGCACCCCACCGCGGCCGACACCCTCGGGGTACGGGTGCTGCGGCTGCGCTACCGGAACGTCTTCCTGGCCGGCGTGGTCGCCGGGATCGGCGGCGCCTCGTACACGCTCGCGCTCTACAGCTTCACCAAGAACATGATCGGCGGAAAGGGCTTCATCGCCCTGGCCGCGATGATCTTCGGCCGGTGGACGCCGACCGGCGCGCTGCTCGCGGCGCTGTTCTTCGGCTTCGCCGACCAGCTCGGCACGTACCTGAGCGCGATCAACAGCGTGATCCCGAGCGAGTTCCTGGCCATGCTGCCGTACCTGGCGACCATCCTGGCGGTGGCCGGCCTGGTCGGCCGGGTCCGGGCGCCGGCCGCGGACGGCAAGCCGTACGTGCAGGGCTGA
- a CDS encoding ABC transporter ATP-binding protein, which translates to MEPGEIHALLGENGAGKSTLMNVLYGLLQPDEGEILVDDRALRIKGPSDAIAAGIGMVHQHFMLVPVFTVAENVMLGAEQVRGGVAGVLDRRRARRQVAEVSDRYNLRVDPDAVIEDLPVGVQQRVEIVKALTRDVDLLILDEPTAVLTPQETEELLAVMRSLKAAGKSIVFITHKLKEVKAIADRITVIRRGRTVGTASPTDSEDDLAALMVGRQVSLGVEKDPARPGEPVLRVEQLVVNDDRACRAVDGVDLTVRAGEVLGIAGVQGNGQTELVEAIMGLRPALAGTVTLDGERIDGWSTKRVLRAGVGYVPEDRSVDGLVKEFSVAENLVLDMYDRPPFGSGLSLKPAAIAESARERIAQFDVRTSSADAAVGTLSGGNQQKVIVARELSRPLRLFLAAQPTRGVDVGSIEFIHRRIVHERDVGTAVLVVSSELDEVIGLADRIAVMYRGRILAIVGPDTPREEIGLLMAGVTPDGAAPAAGAAATAGDAPTGTDPRAGTDATAATDAPTATEDEA; encoded by the coding sequence GTGGAGCCAGGTGAGATTCATGCGCTGCTCGGCGAGAACGGCGCGGGCAAGTCGACGTTGATGAACGTCCTGTACGGGCTGCTCCAGCCCGACGAGGGCGAGATCCTGGTCGACGATCGGGCACTGCGGATCAAGGGGCCGTCCGACGCGATCGCCGCCGGCATCGGCATGGTCCATCAGCACTTCATGCTGGTCCCGGTCTTCACCGTGGCCGAGAACGTGATGCTCGGCGCCGAACAGGTACGCGGCGGCGTGGCCGGGGTGCTGGACCGGCGTCGCGCCCGGCGGCAGGTCGCCGAGGTGTCGGACCGGTACAACCTGCGGGTCGATCCGGACGCCGTGATCGAGGACCTGCCGGTCGGCGTGCAGCAGCGGGTGGAGATCGTCAAGGCGCTCACCCGGGACGTCGACCTGTTGATCCTCGACGAACCCACGGCGGTGCTGACCCCGCAGGAGACCGAGGAACTGCTGGCCGTCATGCGGTCGCTCAAGGCGGCCGGCAAGTCGATCGTGTTCATCACGCACAAGCTCAAGGAAGTCAAGGCCATCGCCGACCGGATCACGGTCATCCGGCGCGGCCGTACGGTGGGCACCGCCAGCCCGACCGACAGCGAGGACGACCTGGCCGCGTTGATGGTCGGCCGGCAGGTCAGCCTGGGGGTCGAGAAGGACCCGGCGCGGCCCGGCGAGCCGGTGCTGCGGGTCGAGCAGTTGGTCGTGAACGACGACCGGGCGTGCCGGGCGGTGGACGGCGTCGACCTGACCGTGCGCGCCGGCGAGGTGCTCGGCATCGCCGGCGTGCAGGGCAACGGGCAGACCGAACTGGTCGAGGCGATCATGGGACTGCGGCCGGCGCTCGCCGGCACGGTGACCCTGGACGGCGAGCGGATCGACGGCTGGTCCACCAAGCGGGTGCTGCGGGCCGGCGTCGGGTACGTCCCCGAGGACCGCAGCGTCGACGGCCTGGTCAAGGAGTTCAGCGTCGCCGAGAACCTGGTGCTGGACATGTACGACCGGCCGCCGTTCGGATCCGGGCTCTCGCTGAAGCCGGCGGCCATCGCCGAGTCGGCGCGGGAGCGGATCGCGCAGTTCGACGTGCGTACCTCCTCCGCCGACGCGGCCGTGGGCACGCTCTCCGGCGGCAACCAGCAGAAGGTGATCGTGGCGCGGGAGCTGTCCCGGCCGCTGAGGCTCTTCCTGGCCGCCCAGCCGACCCGGGGCGTGGACGTCGGGTCGATCGAGTTCATCCACCGCCGGATCGTGCACGAGCGCGACGTGGGCACCGCCGTCCTGGTCGTCTCCAGCGAACTGGACGAGGTCATCGGCCTGGCCGACCGGATCGCGGTGATGTACCGCGGTCGCATCCTGGCCATCGTCGGGCCGGACACCCCGCGGGAGGAGATCGGCCTGTTGATGGCGGGCGTCACCCCGGACGGCGCCGCGCCCGCGGCGGGCGCCGCAGCCACGGCGGGCGACGCGCCCACGGGGACCGATCCGCGCGCCGGGACCGACGCGACCGCGGCGACCGACGCGCCCACGGCAACCGAGGACGAGGCATGA
- a CDS encoding cytidine deaminase has product MRHAYVPYSKFPVGAAGLVDDGRVVVGCNVENAAYGVALCAECGMVSALHVSGGGRLTAVSCVDATGEPLMPCGRCRQLLWENGGPDCQVETRGGALTMRELLPHAFDVTDLDAITSDTAVPEVPARLAAWRGRGTVFVHPDVSAGRQVWTGYWDRSAGTGGETETGLLEEGPTWTDTAEAVAWGLARTPRVVVVDAGGAMFWAGEGEPPTEIPARWSA; this is encoded by the coding sequence ATGCGGCACGCGTACGTCCCGTACTCGAAGTTTCCGGTCGGCGCCGCCGGCCTGGTCGACGACGGCCGGGTGGTGGTCGGCTGCAACGTCGAGAACGCCGCGTACGGGGTGGCGCTCTGCGCCGAGTGCGGCATGGTGTCGGCGCTGCACGTCTCCGGCGGCGGCCGGCTGACCGCGGTCTCCTGCGTCGACGCCACCGGCGAACCGCTGATGCCGTGCGGCCGGTGCCGGCAACTGCTCTGGGAGAACGGCGGCCCGGACTGCCAGGTGGAGACCAGGGGCGGCGCGCTGACCATGCGGGAACTGCTGCCGCACGCGTTCGACGTGACCGACCTGGATGCCATCACCTCCGACACGGCCGTTCCGGAGGTGCCGGCCCGGCTGGCCGCCTGGCGCGGCCGGGGCACCGTGTTCGTGCACCCCGACGTCTCGGCGGGCCGGCAGGTGTGGACCGGCTACTGGGACCGGTCCGCCGGCACCGGCGGGGAGACCGAGACGGGGCTCCTGGAGGAGGGGCCGACCTGGACCGACACCGCCGAGGCGGTGGCCTGGGGACTGGCCCGTACGCCCCGGGTGGTGGTCGTGGACGCGGGCGGCGCGATGTTCTGGGCCGGCGAGGGTGAGCCGCCCACGGAGATCCCGGCGCGCTGGTCTGCTTGA
- a CDS encoding BMP family protein → MRIVSVFAVGGLALSAAACGDAPEDDNAGGDASKKFTACMVTDTGGIDDKSFNTSAWAGLQGAKAANSNIEIKNVASKAEADYEPNLTGFVQQKCDFILSVGGLMGDATSKIAQANPNQQFGIVDAKLAETNVYPMQFDTAQAAFLAGYLAAGMTKTGKVGTYGGMKIPPVTVFMDGFADGVAYYNEAKSKKVQVLGWNKDSQDGSFTNDFVKQDEGKKISDTLVAQGADIVMPVAGGAGLGTTAAAQASNGKYSAIWVDVDGCQSTQNCPALLTTVAKNIADAVQDAVTKAANGEKLEHDPGFVGTLENGGVALAPYHDWDSKIPAELKSEVDQVKADIISGKIKVSSPSQPK, encoded by the coding sequence ATGCGGATCGTCTCGGTATTCGCGGTAGGCGGGCTGGCGCTGAGCGCCGCCGCCTGTGGTGACGCGCCGGAGGACGACAACGCGGGCGGCGACGCCAGCAAGAAGTTCACCGCTTGCATGGTGACCGACACCGGCGGCATCGACGACAAGTCGTTCAACACCTCCGCGTGGGCCGGCCTCCAGGGGGCGAAGGCGGCCAACAGCAACATCGAGATCAAGAACGTCGCCTCCAAGGCCGAGGCCGACTACGAGCCGAACCTGACCGGCTTCGTGCAGCAGAAGTGCGACTTCATCCTCTCCGTCGGCGGCCTGATGGGCGACGCCACCTCCAAGATCGCGCAGGCGAACCCGAACCAGCAGTTCGGCATCGTCGACGCCAAGCTGGCGGAGACGAACGTCTACCCGATGCAGTTCGACACCGCGCAGGCCGCCTTCCTGGCCGGCTACCTCGCGGCCGGCATGACCAAGACCGGCAAGGTGGGCACGTACGGCGGCATGAAGATCCCGCCGGTGACCGTGTTCATGGACGGCTTCGCCGACGGCGTCGCGTACTACAACGAGGCCAAGAGCAAGAAGGTCCAGGTCCTCGGCTGGAACAAGGACTCGCAGGACGGCTCGTTCACCAACGACTTCGTCAAGCAGGACGAGGGCAAGAAGATCAGCGACACGCTCGTCGCGCAGGGTGCGGACATCGTCATGCCGGTCGCCGGTGGCGCCGGCCTGGGTACGACCGCCGCGGCGCAGGCGTCCAACGGCAAGTACAGCGCCATCTGGGTGGACGTCGACGGCTGCCAGAGCACGCAGAACTGCCCCGCCCTGCTCACCACCGTGGCCAAGAACATCGCGGACGCGGTGCAGGACGCGGTGACCAAGGCGGCCAACGGCGAGAAGCTGGAGCACGACCCGGGCTTCGTCGGCACGCTGGAGAACGGCGGCGTGGCGCTGGCCCCGTACCACGACTGGGACAGCAAGATCCCGGCCGAGCTGAAGAGCGAGGTCGACCAGGTCAAGGCCGACATCATCAGCGGCAAGATCAAGGTCAGCTCGCCGAGCCAGCCGAAGTGA
- a CDS encoding ABC transporter permease → MSDLSPGAGSPDKDPATAAETAKAAAHDTPDADGTPAVPDAGGPTSGEPGAGPSGAGAPPGTPWAGAPPGTPTRQRAGRPDGDGPDRAPSFAQAFVQQLWAANTVMVTVLALVLAGVIGAILIIISDPDVLATYGYFTSRPSDALTASWTVVSEAYANLFKGAIIDPDAVLDWLSGGGTGWQQVVYPISETLTYATPLIFTGLAVALVFRGGLFNIGAQGQATLGVIVAALAGFLLPLPLGLHVIVALLAGVLGGAIWGFVPGFLKARTGAHEVITTIMLNYVALNLLAWTINQRGVHDPSRSDAISRPVDASAQLPRLLGDVPRVHAGILLAVLATAGVAWLLNRSTFGFELRAVGANPDAARTAGISVTRTYVLMMVISGALAGLGGANMVVGTTASSLTAQVVAQIGFDGILVALLGRVKPWGVLAAGLLFGALQAGGNRMQSYSGISLELVTVLQALIVIFIAAPALVKAIFRLRAARAARLQTSLAKGW, encoded by the coding sequence ATGAGTGACCTTTCGCCGGGCGCGGGCTCCCCGGACAAGGACCCGGCCACGGCGGCCGAGACCGCGAAGGCGGCGGCCCACGACACCCCGGACGCGGACGGTACGCCGGCCGTTCCGGACGCCGGCGGCCCGACCTCCGGCGAACCGGGTGCCGGCCCGTCGGGCGCCGGTGCCCCACCCGGTACGCCGTGGGCCGGTGCCCCACCGGGTACGCCGACCCGGCAGCGCGCCGGCCGGCCGGACGGGGACGGCCCGGACCGGGCTCCCTCGTTCGCGCAGGCGTTCGTGCAGCAGCTCTGGGCCGCCAACACGGTCATGGTGACGGTGCTCGCGCTGGTCCTGGCCGGGGTGATCGGCGCGATTCTGATCATCATCTCCGACCCCGACGTGCTGGCGACGTACGGCTACTTCACCTCCCGGCCCTCGGACGCGCTCACCGCCAGTTGGACGGTGGTCAGCGAGGCCTACGCCAACCTGTTCAAGGGCGCGATCATCGACCCGGACGCGGTGCTGGACTGGCTCAGCGGCGGCGGCACCGGCTGGCAGCAGGTGGTCTACCCGATCTCGGAGACGCTCACCTACGCCACCCCGTTGATCTTCACGGGCCTGGCGGTGGCGCTGGTGTTCCGCGGCGGCCTGTTCAACATCGGCGCCCAGGGGCAGGCGACCCTCGGCGTCATCGTCGCCGCGCTGGCCGGCTTCCTGCTGCCGCTGCCGCTGGGTCTGCACGTGATCGTGGCGCTGCTGGCCGGCGTTCTCGGCGGCGCGATCTGGGGATTCGTGCCGGGCTTCCTCAAGGCACGCACCGGCGCGCACGAGGTGATCACGACGATCATGCTCAACTACGTGGCGCTCAACCTGCTCGCCTGGACGATCAACCAGCGGGGCGTGCACGACCCGTCCCGGTCCGACGCGATCAGCCGACCGGTCGACGCGTCCGCGCAACTGCCCCGGCTGCTCGGCGACGTACCCCGGGTGCACGCCGGCATCCTGCTGGCGGTGCTGGCCACCGCCGGGGTCGCCTGGCTGCTCAACCGGTCGACCTTCGGCTTCGAGCTGCGCGCCGTGGGCGCCAACCCGGACGCCGCGCGCACCGCCGGAATCAGCGTCACCCGCACGTACGTCCTGATGATGGTGATCTCCGGTGCGCTGGCCGGGCTCGGTGGCGCGAACATGGTGGTCGGCACCACGGCCAGCTCGCTGACCGCGCAGGTGGTGGCCCAGATCGGATTCGACGGCATCCTCGTGGCGCTGCTCGGCCGGGTCAAGCCGTGGGGCGTGCTGGCGGCCGGTCTGCTGTTCGGTGCGCTCCAGGCCGGCGGCAACCGGATGCAGTCCTACTCGGGCATCTCGCTGGAACTGGTGACCGTGCTCCAGGCACTGATCGTCATCTTCATCGCCGCGCCGGCCCTGGTGAAGGCGATCTTCCGGCTCCGGGCGGCCCGTGCCGCCCGGCTGCAGACGAGCCTCGCGAAGGGCTGGTGA